The DNA sequence AAGCTGAGCGAATACATAACGATCTCGTACAACTTCTGGGGCTCTACAGACTGGGCGAAAACAACCTTTCTGCCCACATCGAAGAGCACTTTGTTCCTGACTTTCTGTCAGAACACCTTGCCAGGCACACACCACTACTGGATGGCCTGGGAATCGAATGTTCCATTGATGCCGAAGCCATAAACGGTTTTTTTGACGCTGATCTGCTTACAGGAGCCCTGAATAACACCATCAACAATGCGATCCGCTACACAAAGACCAGAATCAGACTGACCGCCGATGAGCGCGATGGTTATCTTGTCATCGGGGTCGAAGATGATGGCGAGGGGTATCCGGAGAGCATGCAGAATACGAGCACTCTGAGCTTTAAATCACTGGACTTCGCCACTGGTAGTACAAGCCTTGGCCTGTTCTTTGTTTCTGCAGTAGCAGACCTCCACAGCGAGGGAGAACGGAGGGGCTGTATCAAGCTTCACAATGGCGGACATCTTGGAGGAGGAGTTTTCGAAATCTGGCTGCCATAACACCAAATAACAGACAGAGTTCCCCGTTGCACAGGTGCAATTTTCAGACAAAAAAAACCCCCTACGGTGTTCCGCAGGGGGTTTTTGGTATTAAGAGTCTGACGATGACCTACTCT is a window from the Marinobacter sp. ANT_B65 genome containing:
- a CDS encoding sensor histidine kinase: MKNRNIDFSMVLALAVHDMKNSLGMLLNSLDELRAENQDKLNDSKRFNTLQYEAERIHNDLVQLLGLYRLGENNLSAHIEEHFVPDFLSEHLARHTPLLDGLGIECSIDAEAINGFFDADLLTGALNNTINNAIRYTKTRIRLTADERDGYLVIGVEDDGEGYPESMQNTSTLSFKSLDFATGSTSLGLFFVSAVADLHSEGERRGCIKLHNGGHLGGGVFEIWLP